The following proteins are encoded in a genomic region of Rattus rattus isolate New Zealand chromosome 2, Rrattus_CSIRO_v1, whole genome shotgun sequence:
- the Cdhr5 gene encoding cadherin-related family member 5 isoform X2 codes for MGAPALLWPPLLLPLLVVLFGHLPGTLAQAQVCSANQTVFTMNENTTVSGPLAHIFVPEDQHVTLGQLSTPNAFRVDGDKLFLTVTPDYEENSLLEAVLECKRGNTLVTQLRVFVVVLDINDNAPEFPFTIKEYNVSEDTRVNTTVIPETELKATDADKDDILVYTLQEVTPNASKFFSLVGINSPALKLDQTLDYYKSPNMTFRLLARDTREENVIPSHTATATVVLNVLPADLRTPWFLPCSFTDGYFCIQAQYHAVIPTGHKLPSPLILSPGPIYAVDGDQAINQPIVYSIMMGNTDDTFIINKDDGNLTMAKSIPSPMTFTLLVRAEQADMARYSVTQAVVEARDVTGNPLQFSQSLYFGTVVLGSEAGTAVKDKTFPSEILRIQAQYLGFPDLNSAVTYQVTNSSEFIMNKDILLTTVPMETERTIRIEVEANNTVTKDRATTIVEIQVSEREPPSTGVGELGDGQRFSTVDMAVLGGVLGALLLLALIFLVILIHKHYRHRFTCCSGKAKEPQPSGYDNLTFLPDNKAKWSPTSNRKPEPGPEPVQPPLRPPSPMSSSPTPPSSMPPSPQPKASGSPKTVQAGDSPSAVRSILTKERRPEGEGGYKAVWFGKDIGAEADVVVLNEPTADVDSASASGSEGSDDDDDPDQKKSLRLGADADNTYV; via the exons ATGGGGGCTCCGGCCCTCCTGTGGCCTCCCCTGCTGTTGCCATTGCTCGTGGTGCTGTTTGGCCACCTTCCAGGGACCTTGGCCCAGGCTCAGG TCTGCTCTGCGAACCAGACCGTGTTTACAATGAACGAGAACACCACTGTTTCTGGGCCACTGGCGCACATTTTTGTCCCAGAAGACCAGCATGTGACCTTGGGACAGTTGTCCACCCCTAATGCCTTTAGGGTTGATGGCGATAAGCTGTTTCTCACCGTGACTCCAGATTATGAG GAAAACTCGTTGCTGGAGGCAGTCCTGGAGTGTAAGAGGGGAAATACTTTG GTGACACAGCTCAGGGTGTTTGTGGTTGTCCTGGACATCAATGACAATGCACCAGAATTCCCCTTTACAATCAAGGAATATAATGTATCGGAG gACACCAGAGTGAATACAACCGTCATCCCTGAGACAGAGCTGAAGGCTACAGATGCTGACAAAGATGACATCCTAGTCTACACTCTGCAGGAAGTGACCCCC aaTGCCAGCAAGTTCTTCTCCCTGGTGGGCATAAACTCCCCTGCTCTGAAGTTGGACCAGACCCTGGATTACTACAAGAGTCCGAACATGACCTTCAGGCTGCTGGCACGG GATACTAGGGAAGAGAATGTAATTCCCAGCCATACGGCCACTGCCACCGTGGTCTTGAACGTGCTGCCAGCTGACCTACGGACCCCCTGGTTCCTGCCGTGCTCCTTTACCGATGGCTACTTCTGCATTCAGGCCCAGTACCACGCAGTTATCCCCACAGGACACAAACTG CCATCCCCTCTCATCTTGAGTCCTGGTCCCATCTATGCTGTGGACGGAGATCAGGCCATTAACCAGCCTATCGTCTACAGCATTATGATGG GAAACACGGATGACACATTTATCATCAACAAAGACGATGGCAACCTCACGATGGCCAAAAGTATCCCCAGCCCCATGACCTTCACCCTGCTGGTCAGG GCCGAGCAGGCTGACATGGCTCGATACTCAGTGACTCAGGCCGTTGTGGAGGCTCGCGATGTCACTGGGAACCCACTCCAGTTCTCTCAGAGCCTGTACTTTGGCACGGTGGTACTGGGTTCTGAGGCTGGCACAGCAGTGAAGGACAAGACCTTCCCTTCAGAGATCCTGAGGATCCAGGCTCAGTACCTAGGCTTCCCG GACCTCAACTCGGCTGTCACATATCAAGTCACCAACTCCTCAGAATTCATCATGAATAAGGATATCTTGCTGACCACTGTGCCTatggagacagaaagaacaatcCGCATAGAG GTAGAAGCTAACAATACTGTGACTAAAGACAGAGCCACCACTATTGTGGAGATCCAGGTGTCAGAGCGGGAGCCGCCCTCCACAG GAGTAGGCGAGCTGGGTGATGGCCAGAGATTTTCCACGGTGGACATGGCAGTGTTGGGCGGGGTGCTAGGGGCACTGCTGTTGCTGGCCCTCATCTTCTTGGTCATCCTCATCCATAAGCACTACCGACATCGGTTCACTTGCTGCTCTGGGAAGGCAAAG GAGCCACAGCCAAGTGGCTATGACAACCTGACCTTCCTCCCAGACAACAAGGCCAAGTGGTCACCCACCTCCAACCGGAAGCCAGAGCCGGGCCCTGAGCCTGTCCAACCGCCCCTCCGGCCTCCTAGTCCCATGTCTTCCAGTCCCACGCCCCCCAGCTCCATGCCTCCTAGCCCTCAGCCCAAAGCTTCCGGGTCTCCCAAGACAGTCCAGGCAGGGGACAGTCCTTCAGCCGTGAGGTCTATCCTGACTAAGGAGCGGCGGCCGGAGGGGGAGGGCGGCTACAAGGCTGTGTGGTTCGGCAAGGACATCGGGGCAGAGGCTGATGTGGTGGTTCTCAACGAACCCACCGCCGACGTGGACAGCGCCAGTGCCTCGGGAAGTGAGGGGAGCGATGACGATGATGACCCTGACCAGAAGAAGAGTCTCCGCCTTGGCGCAGACGCAGACAACACTTACGTCTAG
- the Cdhr5 gene encoding cadherin-related family member 5 isoform X1: MGAPALLWPPLLLPLLVVLFGHLPGTLAQAQVCSANQTVFTMNENTTVSGPLAHIFVPEDQHVTLGQLSTPNAFRVDGDKLFLTVTPDYEENSLLEAVLECKRGNTLVTQLRVFVVVLDINDNAPEFPFTIKEYNVSEDTRVNTTVIPETELKATDADKDDILVYTLQEVTPNASKFFSLVGINSPALKLDQTLDYYKSPNMTFRLLARDTREENVIPSHTATATVVLNVLPADLRTPWFLPCSFTDGYFCIQAQYHAVIPTGHKLPSPLILSPGPIYAVDGDQAINQPIVYSIMMGNTDDTFIINKDDGNLTMAKSIPSPMTFTLLVRAEQADMARYSVTQAVVEARDVTGNPLQFSQSLYFGTVVLGSEAGTAVKDKTFPSEILRIQAQYLGFPDLNSAVTYQVTNSSEFIMNKDILLTTVPMETERTIRIEVEANNTVTKDRATTIVEIQVSEREPPSTESPTPPEAGGTTGPSSNTTLETPSTSGTSQGPATTSPGGSAGPFPPAGTTLSPLTSAPTVPGGSPTLGISTSPQTATPGGDATQTPKPGTSQPMVPTPGASTSSQPATPSGSSTQTPRPGTSQPMVPTPGASTSSQPATPSGSSTQTPKPGTSQPMVPTPGASTSSQPATPSGSTQTPKPGTSQPTTTGPISGVGELGDGQRFSTVDMAVLGGVLGALLLLALIFLVILIHKHYRHRFTCCSGKAKEPQPSGYDNLTFLPDNKAKWSPTSNRKPEPGPEPVQPPLRPPSPMSSSPTPPSSMPPSPQPKASGSPKTVQAGDSPSAVRSILTKERRPEGEGGYKAVWFGKDIGAEADVVVLNEPTADVDSASASGSEGSDDDDDPDQKKSLRLGADADNTYV, from the exons ATGGGGGCTCCGGCCCTCCTGTGGCCTCCCCTGCTGTTGCCATTGCTCGTGGTGCTGTTTGGCCACCTTCCAGGGACCTTGGCCCAGGCTCAGG TCTGCTCTGCGAACCAGACCGTGTTTACAATGAACGAGAACACCACTGTTTCTGGGCCACTGGCGCACATTTTTGTCCCAGAAGACCAGCATGTGACCTTGGGACAGTTGTCCACCCCTAATGCCTTTAGGGTTGATGGCGATAAGCTGTTTCTCACCGTGACTCCAGATTATGAG GAAAACTCGTTGCTGGAGGCAGTCCTGGAGTGTAAGAGGGGAAATACTTTG GTGACACAGCTCAGGGTGTTTGTGGTTGTCCTGGACATCAATGACAATGCACCAGAATTCCCCTTTACAATCAAGGAATATAATGTATCGGAG gACACCAGAGTGAATACAACCGTCATCCCTGAGACAGAGCTGAAGGCTACAGATGCTGACAAAGATGACATCCTAGTCTACACTCTGCAGGAAGTGACCCCC aaTGCCAGCAAGTTCTTCTCCCTGGTGGGCATAAACTCCCCTGCTCTGAAGTTGGACCAGACCCTGGATTACTACAAGAGTCCGAACATGACCTTCAGGCTGCTGGCACGG GATACTAGGGAAGAGAATGTAATTCCCAGCCATACGGCCACTGCCACCGTGGTCTTGAACGTGCTGCCAGCTGACCTACGGACCCCCTGGTTCCTGCCGTGCTCCTTTACCGATGGCTACTTCTGCATTCAGGCCCAGTACCACGCAGTTATCCCCACAGGACACAAACTG CCATCCCCTCTCATCTTGAGTCCTGGTCCCATCTATGCTGTGGACGGAGATCAGGCCATTAACCAGCCTATCGTCTACAGCATTATGATGG GAAACACGGATGACACATTTATCATCAACAAAGACGATGGCAACCTCACGATGGCCAAAAGTATCCCCAGCCCCATGACCTTCACCCTGCTGGTCAGG GCCGAGCAGGCTGACATGGCTCGATACTCAGTGACTCAGGCCGTTGTGGAGGCTCGCGATGTCACTGGGAACCCACTCCAGTTCTCTCAGAGCCTGTACTTTGGCACGGTGGTACTGGGTTCTGAGGCTGGCACAGCAGTGAAGGACAAGACCTTCCCTTCAGAGATCCTGAGGATCCAGGCTCAGTACCTAGGCTTCCCG GACCTCAACTCGGCTGTCACATATCAAGTCACCAACTCCTCAGAATTCATCATGAATAAGGATATCTTGCTGACCACTGTGCCTatggagacagaaagaacaatcCGCATAGAG GTAGAAGCTAACAATACTGTGACTAAAGACAGAGCCACCACTATTGTGGAGATCCAGGTGTCAGAGCGGGAGCCGCCCTCCACAG agtcccccacacccccagaagCTGGAGGAACAACTGGGCCTTCAAGTAACACCACTTTGGAAACCCCCTCGACCTCTGGGACCTCTCAAGGACCTGCCACAACCAGCCCTGGGGGAAGTGCTGGCCCATTCCCACCTGCAGGCACAACCCTAAGCCCACTCACCTCTGCCCCAACTGTACCCGGGGGGTCCCCTACTCTTGGAATCAGCACCTCTCCCCAGACAGCTACTCCTGGTGGGGATGCAACACAGACCCCCAAACCAGGAACCTCTCAGCCAATGGTCCCCACTCCAGGGGCTAGCACCTCTTCTCAGCCAGCCACACCTAGTGGCAGCTCAACACAGACCCCCAGGCCAGGAACCTCCCAGCCAATGGTCCCCACTCCAGGGGCTAGCACCTCTTCTCAGCCAGCCACACCTAGTGGCAGCTCAACCCAGACCCCCAAACCAGGAACCTCCCAGCCAATGGTCCCCACTCCAGGGGCCAGCACCTCTTCTCAGCCAGCCACACCTAGTGGCTCAACACAGACCCCCAAGCCAGGAACCTCTCAGCCGACAACCACTGGGCCCATCTCAG GAGTAGGCGAGCTGGGTGATGGCCAGAGATTTTCCACGGTGGACATGGCAGTGTTGGGCGGGGTGCTAGGGGCACTGCTGTTGCTGGCCCTCATCTTCTTGGTCATCCTCATCCATAAGCACTACCGACATCGGTTCACTTGCTGCTCTGGGAAGGCAAAG GAGCCACAGCCAAGTGGCTATGACAACCTGACCTTCCTCCCAGACAACAAGGCCAAGTGGTCACCCACCTCCAACCGGAAGCCAGAGCCGGGCCCTGAGCCTGTCCAACCGCCCCTCCGGCCTCCTAGTCCCATGTCTTCCAGTCCCACGCCCCCCAGCTCCATGCCTCCTAGCCCTCAGCCCAAAGCTTCCGGGTCTCCCAAGACAGTCCAGGCAGGGGACAGTCCTTCAGCCGTGAGGTCTATCCTGACTAAGGAGCGGCGGCCGGAGGGGGAGGGCGGCTACAAGGCTGTGTGGTTCGGCAAGGACATCGGGGCAGAGGCTGATGTGGTGGTTCTCAACGAACCCACCGCCGACGTGGACAGCGCCAGTGCCTCGGGAAGTGAGGGGAGCGATGACGATGATGACCCTGACCAGAAGAAGAGTCTCCGCCTTGGCGCAGACGCAGACAACACTTACGTCTAG
- the Irf7 gene encoding interferon regulatory factor 7 isoform X1, whose product MAEVRGVQRVLFGDWLLGEVSSGRYEGLRWLNEAHTVFRVPWKHFNRRDLDEADAQIFKAWAVARGRWPPSGVNLPPPEAEAAERRGWKTNFRCALRSTGRFILRQDNSGDPADPHKVYELSPELGSTTGPALENREEVTLSSALPTQGMSLGSFLARGNAGLQTPSPLLSGDAGDLLLQVLQYSHLLDSESRADSVPPQASGQEQEHLPEEPHAAWQMEATSSPRLQHPVLMTERNLGSLDVTIMYKGRTVLQAMVGHPRCVFLYSPMGSAIRTSEPQPVIFPSPAELPDQKQLHYTETLLQHVSPGLQLELRGPSLWALRMGKCKVYWEVGSPMGSTNPSTPAQLLERNCHTPIFDFSTFFRELEEFRARRRQGSPHYTIYLGFGQDLSAGRPKEKSLILVKLEPWLCKTHLEGVQREGVSSLDSSSLGLCLSSTNSLYDDIEHFLMDLGQWA is encoded by the exons ATGGCCGAAGTGAG GGGGGTCCAGCGAGTGCTGTTCGGAGACTGGCTCTTGGGTGAGGTCAGTAGTGGCCGGTACGAGGGGCTGCGGTGGCTGAATGAGGCTCACACAGTCTTCCGTGTGCCCTGGAAGCATTTCAACCGTAGGGATCTGGATGAAGCTGATGCACAGATCTTCAAG gCCTGGGCTGTGGCCCGAGGGAGGTGGCCACCTAGTGGAGTTAACTTACCACCCCCAGAGGCTGAGGCTGCTGAGCGAAGAGGCTGGAAGACCAACTTCCGATGTGCACTCCGAAGTACAGGGCGCTTTATCTTGCGTCAAGACAACTCAGGGGACCCTGCTGATCCGCACAAGGTGTATGAACTTAGCCCGGAGCTTGGATCTACAACTG gCCCAGCTCTGGAGAACAGGGAAGAAGTGACCCTCAGCAGTGCCCTACCCACACAG GGTATGTCCCTAGGATCATTCCTGGCAAGAGGAAATGCTGGGTTGCAAACCCCAAGCCCTCTGCTTTCTGGTGATGCTGGGGACCTCTTGCTTCAGGTTCTGCAATACAGCCACCTATTAGACTCTGAGTCTAGGGCGGACTCAGTCCCACCACAGGCTTCTG GCCAGGAGCAAGAACACCTTCCTGAGGAGCCCCATGCAGCATGGCAGATGGAAGCTACCTCCAGCCCCAGGCTTCAGCACCCAGTTCTGATGACTG AGCGCAACCTTGGGTCCCTGGATGTGACCATCATGTACAAGGGCCGCACAGTGCTACAGGCAATGGTGGGGCACCCCAGATGCGTGTTCCTGTATAGCCCCATGGGCTCAGCAATAAGAACTTCAGAGCCCCAGCCGGTGATTTTTCCGAGCCCCGCTGAGCTCCCAGATCAGAAGCAGCTGCACTACACAGAGACTCTCCTACAGCATGTGTCTCCAGGCCTTCAGCTGGAGCTCCGGGGGCCATCGCTATGGGCCCTGCGAATGGGCAAGTGCAAGGTGTACTGGGAGGTGGGCAGCCCTATGGGCTCCACCAACccctccaccccagcccagcTGCTGGAGCGCAACTGCCATACTCCCATCTTTGACTTCAGCACTTTCTTCCGAG AACTGGAGGAGTTTCGGGCCCGGAGGCGACAAGGATCACCACATTACACCATCTACCTGGGTTTTGGGCAAGACTTGTCAGCAGGGAGGCCCAAGGAGAAGAGCCTGATCCTGGTGAAG ctggagccatggctgtGTAAGACACATCTGGAAGGCGTGCAGCGTGAGGGTGTGTCCTCTCTGGACAGCAGCAGTCTTGGCCTGTGCTTGTCTAGCACCAATAGTCTCTACGATGACATTGAACACTTCCTCATGGACCTGGGTCAGTGGGCTTGA
- the Irf7 gene encoding interferon regulatory factor 7 isoform X2, giving the protein MAEVRGVQRVLFGDWLLGEVSSGRYEGLRWLNEAHTVFRVPWKHFNRRDLDEADAQIFKAWAVARGRWPPSGVNLPPPEAEAAERRGWKTNFRCALRSTGRFILRQDNSGDPADPHKVYELSPELGSTTGPALENREEVTLSSALPTQVLQYSHLLDSESRADSVPPQASGQEQEHLPEEPHAAWQMEATSSPRLQHPVLMTERNLGSLDVTIMYKGRTVLQAMVGHPRCVFLYSPMGSAIRTSEPQPVIFPSPAELPDQKQLHYTETLLQHVSPGLQLELRGPSLWALRMGKCKVYWEVGSPMGSTNPSTPAQLLERNCHTPIFDFSTFFRELEEFRARRRQGSPHYTIYLGFGQDLSAGRPKEKSLILVKLEPWLCKTHLEGVQREGVSSLDSSSLGLCLSSTNSLYDDIEHFLMDLGQWA; this is encoded by the exons ATGGCCGAAGTGAG GGGGGTCCAGCGAGTGCTGTTCGGAGACTGGCTCTTGGGTGAGGTCAGTAGTGGCCGGTACGAGGGGCTGCGGTGGCTGAATGAGGCTCACACAGTCTTCCGTGTGCCCTGGAAGCATTTCAACCGTAGGGATCTGGATGAAGCTGATGCACAGATCTTCAAG gCCTGGGCTGTGGCCCGAGGGAGGTGGCCACCTAGTGGAGTTAACTTACCACCCCCAGAGGCTGAGGCTGCTGAGCGAAGAGGCTGGAAGACCAACTTCCGATGTGCACTCCGAAGTACAGGGCGCTTTATCTTGCGTCAAGACAACTCAGGGGACCCTGCTGATCCGCACAAGGTGTATGAACTTAGCCCGGAGCTTGGATCTACAACTG gCCCAGCTCTGGAGAACAGGGAAGAAGTGACCCTCAGCAGTGCCCTACCCACACAG GTTCTGCAATACAGCCACCTATTAGACTCTGAGTCTAGGGCGGACTCAGTCCCACCACAGGCTTCTG GCCAGGAGCAAGAACACCTTCCTGAGGAGCCCCATGCAGCATGGCAGATGGAAGCTACCTCCAGCCCCAGGCTTCAGCACCCAGTTCTGATGACTG AGCGCAACCTTGGGTCCCTGGATGTGACCATCATGTACAAGGGCCGCACAGTGCTACAGGCAATGGTGGGGCACCCCAGATGCGTGTTCCTGTATAGCCCCATGGGCTCAGCAATAAGAACTTCAGAGCCCCAGCCGGTGATTTTTCCGAGCCCCGCTGAGCTCCCAGATCAGAAGCAGCTGCACTACACAGAGACTCTCCTACAGCATGTGTCTCCAGGCCTTCAGCTGGAGCTCCGGGGGCCATCGCTATGGGCCCTGCGAATGGGCAAGTGCAAGGTGTACTGGGAGGTGGGCAGCCCTATGGGCTCCACCAACccctccaccccagcccagcTGCTGGAGCGCAACTGCCATACTCCCATCTTTGACTTCAGCACTTTCTTCCGAG AACTGGAGGAGTTTCGGGCCCGGAGGCGACAAGGATCACCACATTACACCATCTACCTGGGTTTTGGGCAAGACTTGTCAGCAGGGAGGCCCAAGGAGAAGAGCCTGATCCTGGTGAAG ctggagccatggctgtGTAAGACACATCTGGAAGGCGTGCAGCGTGAGGGTGTGTCCTCTCTGGACAGCAGCAGTCTTGGCCTGTGCTTGTCTAGCACCAATAGTCTCTACGATGACATTGAACACTTCCTCATGGACCTGGGTCAGTGGGCTTGA